Proteins from a single region of Mucilaginibacter daejeonensis:
- a CDS encoding winged helix-turn-helix transcriptional regulator: protein MYVKKIAPSLNCGLDLVGEVLYGKWKIRILWFIHQGHKRPSELQRKIPDVSRRVLNVQLKELEDHELVSRTIYPVMPPKVEYDLTELGQTLIPLISAIGIWGDEHQERLRKVILKQTALSSGLPIPFYEDDEVPVSDTASI, encoded by the coding sequence ATGTATGTGAAAAAGATCGCTCCATCGCTCAACTGCGGGCTCGACCTCGTGGGAGAAGTACTGTACGGCAAATGGAAGATCCGCATCTTGTGGTTCATTCATCAAGGCCACAAACGGCCGAGCGAGCTGCAACGCAAGATCCCTGATGTATCGCGCCGGGTATTGAACGTGCAATTAAAGGAGCTGGAAGACCATGAATTGGTAAGCCGGACCATCTACCCGGTAATGCCCCCAAAGGTGGAATACGACCTTACCGAGCTTGGCCAAACACTCATTCCGCTGATCAGTGCTATAGGTATATGGGGAGATGAGCACCAGGAACGGTTACGCAAGGTCATTTTAAAGCAAACAGCACTATCATCAGGCCTGCCTATACCTTTTTACGAAGACGATGAGGTGCCTGTGAGCGATACGGCCTCTATTTGA
- a CDS encoding nuclear transport factor 2 family protein: MSEYNKSILEKANQAIKQGDNEGFLTFCTDDTTWNFIGDKVLSGKQEVREWMKEGYKEPPRFTVSDMIAEADHVIAIGTIQQQNEDGEDETYRYCDVWKFRDGLMCGLEAFVIKS; the protein is encoded by the coding sequence ATGTCTGAATATAATAAGTCGATTTTAGAAAAAGCGAACCAGGCGATCAAACAAGGCGACAACGAGGGCTTTCTAACATTTTGTACCGACGATACCACATGGAACTTTATTGGCGACAAGGTTCTTTCGGGAAAGCAGGAAGTGCGCGAATGGATGAAGGAAGGATACAAGGAGCCACCGAGATTCACCGTGTCAGATATGATCGCTGAGGCGGACCATGTGATCGCCATTGGCACCATCCAACAACAGAACGAGGATGGAGAAGACGAAACCTACCGGTACTGTGATGTCTGGAAGTTTCGCGATGGGTTGATGTGCGGTCTCGAAGCATTCGTTATTAAAAGTTAG
- a CDS encoding sterol desaturase family protein, with amino-acid sequence MLKDIIQLLTISVLRYFIISGVAFFLFYWLGEHWFAPNKIQGNKAGRKDFIREILHSMQTTVVLTIIGCVIMFTPLKKFTLIYDGLHDRSMVWFFCSLVIAFLIHDTYFYWMHRLLHHPRLFKLTHLLHHRSNNPSPWAAYSFSFIEAWTEGLVLLLIVLVLPIHLYAIMAFVLGGFVINVYGHLGYEVAPLWLRGSILFEIVNTSVHHNVHHSKFKGNYGLYLRIWDRLMGTEHPDYVAIYDRVQQKRMASTSAKKLSSFKALWSDRSI; translated from the coding sequence ATGCTTAAAGATATCATCCAATTACTGACCATATCCGTGCTTCGGTATTTCATCATTTCTGGAGTGGCCTTTTTCCTCTTTTACTGGCTGGGTGAGCACTGGTTCGCCCCTAATAAGATTCAGGGAAATAAGGCCGGACGTAAAGACTTCATACGCGAGATACTGCATTCAATGCAAACCACTGTTGTTTTGACGATCATAGGGTGTGTCATTATGTTCACCCCATTAAAAAAATTCACCCTGATCTATGATGGTCTTCATGACCGGTCAATGGTTTGGTTCTTTTGTTCACTTGTGATCGCGTTTCTGATCCACGACACATATTTTTATTGGATGCATAGGTTGCTTCACCACCCCCGCCTCTTCAAGCTGACGCATCTATTGCATCATCGATCCAATAATCCATCTCCATGGGCTGCATACTCATTCAGTTTCATTGAGGCCTGGACGGAAGGGCTGGTTCTGCTCCTGATCGTGTTGGTGCTACCTATTCATTTGTATGCGATAATGGCTTTTGTTCTCGGCGGGTTCGTGATCAACGTTTACGGTCACCTGGGGTACGAAGTGGCACCTTTATGGTTGCGCGGAAGCATCCTTTTTGAGATCGTGAATACCTCGGTGCACCACAATGTTCATCATAGTAAATTTAAGGGCAACTACGGCTTGTATCTCCGTATCTGGGACCGTTTAATGGGTACAGAGCACCCAGATTATGTAGCTATTTATGACCGCGTACAACAAAAGCGAATGGCTTCGACAAGCGCTAAAAAGCTTAGCTCCTTTAAAGCCCTGTGGAGCGATCGGTCAATTTGA
- a CDS encoding nuclear transport factor 2 family protein has product MKLPQVVQRFIETQHIYNSKAFADCFTGSAIVHDEGKTHKGKEEIQQWIQHAMEVYRSQLKPLQYDESDSKGVLTAEVSGTFPGSPVVLKFNFGFKDSLIDSLNVTQ; this is encoded by the coding sequence ATGAAATTACCACAAGTAGTACAGCGTTTTATAGAAACGCAGCACATTTACAACAGCAAGGCTTTCGCAGATTGTTTCACCGGATCGGCTATCGTTCACGATGAGGGTAAGACCCATAAGGGCAAGGAAGAGATCCAACAATGGATCCAACATGCCATGGAAGTGTATCGGTCTCAGCTTAAACCGCTTCAGTATGACGAGTCAGACTCGAAGGGCGTGCTTACCGCTGAAGTGTCAGGCACATTCCCTGGCAGCCCGGTGGTGCTCAAATTCAATTTCGGCTTTAAGGACAGCCTTATCGACTCTTTGAACGTGACCCAATAA
- a CDS encoding SusC/RagA family TonB-linked outer membrane protein, which yields MKLNFYFLKNHKAHWALTWFILCFPVLLFAQSVTIEGVLKDAQGPIPAASIAVKGTTNGTRSDVNGAYTLKADANATLVISIVGYKTRTVSVADYKPNTGSVYRIDLSLESDLNSLNDVVVVGFGKQKRVNLTGAVSTVTAKDLANRPVQNVTQALQGLIPGLNITQSNGSLESSPSINIRGTGSIGGNTNTDPLILIDNMAGDLNSLNPQDVESISVLKDASASSIYGSRAAFGVILITTKRGKLGNIQVNYNNSFRITTPVVRPEMLDSYSFALYFNDANINGGSTAFFDADRLKRIKDYQDGKITASIIPNPSNKNFWADGYAYGNDNVDWYKAIYKDHSFAQEHNMSITGGNEKTTYYISGNYLTQAGLMRYNPDGYNRYGVTAKINNKISQYLDLNYSMRFSREELKRPSFMTDGLYNDLARQGWPVLPLKDPNGYLFSSPSPALGLDQGGQDRTTKDWNYHQLQLVLQPIKGWRTTAEVNYRIRNDFRHYDVQQLYNHDVAGNAYVYSNSSSVYEYAFKENYFNANIYSEYSKSIQKNNFKILLGYQTEMTKYRDLSGSRQGVIIAAQPVLNLTSGLDANGKVVAPSLNGQYQQWATAGFFGRLNYDYDGKYLLEANLRTDASSRFRSDKRWGVFPSVSAGWNIAREDFFQGLNKTVNTFKFRGSYGSLGNQNTRDWYPTYLTIPYGAANGSWLVGGQQPSTAGAPSLISTTLTWETVKTYDAGLDFGFFNNRLTGSFDYFIRKTLDMLGPAQLLPATLGVTPPATNNTDLKSAGYELEIGWNDRLKNGLGYNVKLLFSDNQVTVTRYPNPAGNLNNYRVGQKLGEIWGYTTVGIAKTQAEMDAHLATLSNGQSIVGAQWGAGDIMYADYNKDGKFDNGSSTEANPGDRHIIGNSTARYRVGFDVGADYKGFDFRAFFQGVLKRDYFTDSYLFWGATDVIWWSSGLKQHLDYFRNDPSSPLGVNTDSYYARPTFGTKKNQQVQTRYVQNAAYLRLKNIQLGYTIPNMLTKRIGLSKLRVFASGENLVTWTKLAKMFDPEMLDYNWVGNPYPLSKVVSFGLSATF from the coding sequence ATGAAGTTGAACTTTTACTTTTTAAAAAATCACAAAGCTCACTGGGCACTTACCTGGTTCATCCTGTGTTTCCCAGTATTATTGTTTGCCCAGAGTGTAACGATAGAAGGTGTTTTAAAAGATGCACAAGGACCTATCCCCGCAGCAAGCATCGCCGTTAAAGGCACTACCAACGGCACCCGCTCTGACGTGAACGGCGCCTACACTTTGAAAGCCGATGCGAACGCCACCCTGGTGATCTCCATCGTGGGTTACAAGACCCGTACCGTATCAGTGGCCGACTATAAGCCTAATACCGGCTCGGTCTATCGTATAGACCTGTCGCTCGAGTCAGACCTGAACAGCCTGAACGATGTAGTGGTGGTAGGTTTTGGTAAGCAAAAAAGAGTTAACCTTACCGGTGCGGTATCCACCGTAACAGCAAAAGACCTTGCCAACCGCCCGGTACAGAACGTTACCCAGGCGCTGCAAGGTTTGATCCCCGGCCTTAACATCACTCAAAGCAACGGTTCATTGGAAAGCTCTCCGTCGATCAACATCCGTGGTACCGGCTCTATCGGTGGTAACACCAATACCGACCCACTGATCCTGATCGATAACATGGCCGGCGACCTTAACAGCTTGAACCCTCAGGATGTGGAAAGCATCTCGGTACTTAAAGATGCTTCTGCCTCATCGATCTATGGTTCAAGAGCTGCTTTCGGCGTGATCCTGATCACCACCAAACGTGGCAAACTGGGTAACATCCAGGTGAACTATAATAACAGCTTCCGTATCACCACCCCGGTGGTAAGGCCCGAAATGCTTGACTCTTACAGCTTCGCCCTGTACTTTAACGATGCCAACATCAATGGTGGTAGCACTGCCTTTTTTGACGCTGATCGTTTAAAACGCATCAAGGATTACCAGGATGGCAAAATTACGGCAAGCATCATCCCTAACCCGAGCAACAAGAACTTTTGGGCCGATGGTTATGCTTATGGTAATGACAATGTTGACTGGTACAAAGCCATCTACAAAGACCATTCATTTGCGCAAGAGCACAACATGAGCATTACAGGTGGTAACGAAAAGACCACCTATTACATATCAGGCAACTACCTGACCCAAGCCGGTCTGATGCGCTACAATCCTGATGGTTACAACCGTTATGGCGTTACCGCCAAGATCAATAACAAGATCAGCCAGTACCTTGACCTGAACTACTCGATGCGTTTCTCGAGAGAGGAATTGAAACGCCCATCATTTATGACCGATGGTCTGTACAATGACCTTGCCCGCCAGGGATGGCCGGTATTACCGTTGAAAGACCCTAATGGTTACCTGTTCTCGTCGCCTTCACCTGCCTTAGGTTTGGATCAGGGCGGTCAGGACCGTACCACTAAGGATTGGAACTATCACCAGTTACAATTGGTGTTACAGCCGATCAAAGGCTGGCGTACAACTGCCGAGGTGAACTACCGTATCCGTAACGATTTCCGTCATTACGATGTACAACAGCTTTACAACCACGATGTGGCCGGCAACGCTTATGTATACAGCAACTCATCAAGCGTTTATGAGTACGCTTTTAAAGAGAATTATTTTAACGCCAACATCTATTCCGAGTACTCTAAGAGCATACAGAAAAACAACTTCAAAATATTGTTAGGTTACCAGACCGAGATGACCAAATACCGTGACCTTAGCGGTTCACGTCAGGGCGTCATCATTGCGGCTCAACCGGTGTTGAACCTGACCTCCGGCCTTGATGCCAACGGTAAAGTGGTAGCGCCATCGCTCAACGGTCAATATCAGCAATGGGCCACAGCAGGTTTCTTCGGTCGTTTGAACTACGATTATGATGGCAAATACCTCTTAGAGGCAAACCTGCGTACCGATGCTTCTTCAAGGTTCCGTTCTGATAAACGCTGGGGTGTTTTCCCTTCAGTGTCTGCCGGCTGGAACATCGCCCGTGAAGATTTCTTTCAAGGCCTGAACAAGACCGTTAATACCTTCAAGTTCCGTGGTTCATACGGCAGCCTGGGTAACCAGAACACACGCGACTGGTATCCGACCTACCTGACCATACCTTATGGTGCGGCCAACGGTTCATGGTTAGTAGGTGGCCAGCAGCCAAGTACTGCCGGTGCACCAAGCCTGATCAGCACTACCTTGACCTGGGAGACCGTTAAGACCTACGACGCTGGTTTGGACTTCGGATTTTTCAACAACCGTTTGACCGGTTCATTCGACTACTTTATCCGCAAGACCCTTGACATGTTAGGCCCTGCCCAATTGCTACCAGCAACATTGGGTGTTACCCCTCCGGCCACTAACAACACTGACCTTAAATCGGCCGGTTATGAGTTAGAGATCGGCTGGAACGACCGCCTTAAAAATGGCTTAGGTTATAACGTTAAATTGTTATTCTCTGACAACCAGGTGACGGTTACCCGTTACCCTAACCCGGCAGGCAACCTGAACAACTACCGTGTTGGTCAAAAACTGGGCGAGATATGGGGTTACACTACCGTAGGTATCGCTAAAACACAAGCTGAGATGGACGCTCACTTAGCTACCCTGAGCAACGGACAATCTATCGTTGGTGCGCAGTGGGGTGCTGGTGACATCATGTATGCCGACTATAACAAAGATGGCAAGTTCGATAACGGATCATCTACCGAAGCTAACCCGGGCGACCGTCACATCATTGGTAACAGCACCGCCCGTTACCGCGTAGGTTTTGATGTGGGTGCCGATTATAAAGGTTTCGACTTTAGAGCGTTCTTCCAGGGTGTGTTGAAAAGAGATTACTTTACCGATAGCTACCTTTTCTGGGGTGCTACTGACGTGATCTGGTGGTCATCAGGTTTAAAACAACACCTCGACTACTTCAGGAACGATCCAAGCAGTCCGCTGGGTGTAAATACCGACAGCTATTATGCACGTCCAACATTTGGCACCAAAAAGAATCAACAGGTACAAACCCGCTACGTACAAAATGCTGCTTACCTGCGCCTGAAGAACATCCAATTAGGTTACACCATTCCTAACATGCTTACCAAGCGTATAGGCCTGTCAAAACTGAGAGTGTTCGCCTCTGGTGAGAACCTGGTGACCTGGACCAAACTGGCCAAGATGTTCGATCCGGAAATGCTGGATTACAACTGGGTAGGTAACCCTTATCCGCTTTCAAAAGTGGTATCATTTGGTCTAAGTGCTACATTTTAA
- a CDS encoding SDR family oxidoreductase, with amino-acid sequence MNYQNELSGKITLVTGGTKGAGKAIAERLLQAGATVIITARNAPETENNSLHFIAADLSKAEDAQKVISEVLKTYGRLDILVNNLGASSTPAGGFAALNDEDWISTLQANLLAPVRLDRGFLAQMIERKNGVIIHIASIQGILPLYNSTLPYAASKAALINYSKSLSKEVTPKGVRVLTVSPGWINTSASVAWLGEIARNANSTVEEAQQGVMDALGGIPYGRPAEPEEVAELVGFLVSPRANYLTGTNFIIDGGTVPTI; translated from the coding sequence ATGAATTATCAAAATGAACTATCGGGCAAGATCACCCTGGTGACCGGAGGTACAAAAGGAGCAGGAAAGGCCATCGCCGAAAGGCTGTTACAAGCCGGTGCAACAGTGATCATCACCGCAAGGAACGCTCCCGAAACAGAGAACAACAGCTTGCATTTTATTGCTGCTGACCTGAGCAAGGCGGAGGATGCGCAAAAAGTGATCAGTGAAGTGCTGAAAACCTATGGCAGGCTGGATATCCTGGTGAATAACCTCGGCGCTTCATCAACACCCGCCGGTGGTTTTGCAGCATTGAATGATGAGGATTGGATCTCGACCCTGCAAGCCAACCTGTTGGCTCCGGTAAGGCTCGACAGGGGCTTTTTAGCACAAATGATCGAGCGAAAAAATGGCGTGATCATCCACATCGCTTCCATCCAAGGCATATTGCCGCTATATAATTCTACCTTGCCATATGCCGCTTCGAAGGCAGCGTTGATCAATTACAGTAAAAGCTTATCTAAAGAGGTCACACCAAAAGGTGTTCGCGTACTGACCGTTTCACCTGGGTGGATCAATACATCAGCATCGGTAGCTTGGTTGGGCGAGATAGCGAGGAATGCCAACAGTACCGTAGAAGAAGCTCAGCAAGGAGTAATGGACGCCTTGGGCGGGATCCCATACGGCAGACCGGCCGAACCGGAAGAAGTGGCCGAGTTGGTAGGGTTCCTCGTCTCTCCACGAGCTAATTATTTAACAGGGACCAATTTCATTATCGACGGTGGGACCGTACCGACCATCTAA
- a CDS encoding RagB/SusD family nutrient uptake outer membrane protein, with amino-acid sequence MKFDQINIKKSFAYLLLSLVIFTSACKKQLDQAPLSQITPEGFFNEQSQLGAYAIARYSSILPSHQNWTFGTFGIDANTDNMITPDLNNRFIPGQWRVNLDGGDWNFGNIRQLNYFLSQTLPRWRAGQITGSSTNINQYIGEIYFLRAYEYFTKLQRFGDFPILRSPLPDDLSILTKASERRPRTEVARFILSDLDSAATLLQSGSVGNKNRISQECALLLRSRVGLFEGTWLKYFKGTAFVPNGTNWPGKTVSYNSSYQFPSGSIDGEIQYFLSESMKAAQAVASKVALTNNTGIIEAPTNENPYFNMFSAVDMSGYSEVLLWRQYAQNIVTHNVPVYAMIGNNAVGLTRSMVESFVMSNGLPIYAAGSGYKGDNYISDVRADRDGRLNLFLKEPGQKNVLLNASAGTHVTAVEPNPLITVSTYEQKYSTGYAIRKGLNYDGAQARNGGGYTGCIIFRATEAYLNYIEASYELTGSIDGTAATYWAQLRNRAKVDPNFQKTIAATDMSKETLDMGAYSAGTLISPTLYNIRRERRCELMAEGLRYMDLIRWRAMDQLITQPYHFEGFKLWGPMQSWYGSTLIYGASNTKSNVSDPALSLYLRPQEIRNTSLSYNGAKWIMAHYLSPVAAQEFVIASSNGTTPIYQNPGWPTQAGGVPQ; translated from the coding sequence ATGAAATTCGATCAAATCAATATTAAAAAGAGCTTTGCTTACCTGTTGTTAAGCTTAGTGATATTCACCTCGGCCTGTAAAAAACAGCTTGATCAGGCGCCATTGTCGCAGATCACGCCTGAAGGCTTTTTCAATGAGCAGTCGCAATTAGGCGCTTATGCCATTGCCCGCTATTCCAGCATCCTGCCATCACACCAGAACTGGACCTTTGGCACCTTTGGTATCGATGCTAATACCGATAACATGATCACCCCTGATCTGAACAACCGGTTCATTCCGGGTCAGTGGCGCGTGAATCTTGACGGTGGCGATTGGAACTTTGGCAACATCCGCCAGTTGAACTACTTCCTGTCGCAAACGTTACCAAGATGGCGCGCCGGACAGATCACCGGTAGCAGCACTAACATCAACCAATACATTGGCGAGATCTACTTTTTACGTGCCTACGAGTATTTTACCAAACTTCAGCGTTTTGGCGACTTCCCTATCTTAAGGTCACCACTGCCTGATGACCTGAGCATACTGACCAAGGCCAGCGAGCGCCGCCCACGTACCGAGGTGGCCAGGTTCATCCTGTCAGACCTTGACTCGGCCGCTACCTTACTGCAATCAGGTTCGGTAGGTAATAAGAACCGTATCTCGCAAGAGTGTGCCCTGTTACTGCGTTCACGTGTGGGCCTTTTTGAAGGTACCTGGCTAAAGTACTTTAAAGGTACCGCCTTCGTACCTAACGGTACCAACTGGCCAGGAAAGACGGTCAGCTATAATTCCAGCTATCAGTTCCCTTCTGGTAGCATCGATGGCGAGATCCAGTATTTCCTGAGCGAATCGATGAAGGCGGCCCAGGCAGTGGCCAGCAAAGTGGCGCTGACCAACAACACCGGTATTATTGAAGCGCCTACCAACGAGAACCCATACTTCAACATGTTCAGTGCGGTGGATATGTCGGGCTATAGCGAAGTGTTGCTGTGGAGACAATATGCACAGAACATCGTTACCCACAACGTACCTGTATACGCCATGATCGGCAACAACGCTGTTGGTTTGACCCGCAGTATGGTTGAAAGCTTTGTGATGAGCAATGGCCTACCCATATATGCTGCCGGAAGCGGTTACAAAGGTGATAACTACATTAGCGATGTAAGAGCAGATCGTGACGGCCGTTTGAACCTGTTCCTGAAAGAGCCCGGTCAAAAGAACGTTTTGTTGAACGCAAGCGCAGGTACCCACGTTACCGCTGTTGAGCCTAATCCGCTGATCACCGTATCCACCTATGAGCAAAAATACTCCACCGGTTACGCTATCCGTAAAGGCCTGAACTATGACGGTGCCCAGGCGCGCAACGGTGGTGGTTACACTGGATGTATCATCTTCAGGGCTACTGAGGCTTACCTGAACTACATTGAGGCGAGCTACGAGCTGACCGGTAGCATTGACGGTACCGCTGCAACCTACTGGGCGCAACTACGTAACCGTGCTAAGGTGGACCCTAACTTCCAAAAGACCATTGCCGCTACCGATATGTCAAAAGAGACCCTGGACATGGGCGCTTACTCGGCCGGTACGCTTATATCGCCTACGCTGTATAACATCAGACGTGAGAGAAGATGTGAGCTGATGGCCGAAGGCTTACGCTATATGGACCTGATCAGGTGGAGAGCTATGGATCAGCTGATCACTCAGCCATACCACTTTGAAGGCTTCAAACTATGGGGCCCAATGCAATCATGGTACGGTTCAACGCTGATCTATGGCGCATCCAATACCAAGTCTAACGTTTCAGACCCTGCCTTGAGCCTATACCTGCGTCCGCAAGAGATCAGAAACACCTCATTATCATACAACGGTGCCAAATGGATCATGGCACATTACCTGAGCCCTGTTGCTGCCCAGGAATTTGTGATCGCATCAAGCAATGGCACCACGCCAATATACCAAAACCCGGGATGGCCTACACAAGCCGGCGGTGTTCCGCAATAA
- a CDS encoding Crp/Fnr family transcriptional regulator, which translates to MTAFEKLSLEQYLDNLQAFLPAQLMDLKRFISLRQVNAGEIYIPVGSNSQKLAFIIKGLIRTYLLTPHGEERTLMLRWENQFFAAHDTILNGIPTRFAYQAMEDTLLLEMDHAKVAPVIEQNLELANFQNKVTLEMLAGAMERMEEFVLLTAEERYQRLITQKPDIYNRVPDKYLASMLGVTPVTLSRIRKRTLNGR; encoded by the coding sequence ATGACGGCATTTGAAAAATTATCTCTTGAGCAGTACCTCGATAATTTACAGGCCTTTTTGCCGGCCCAACTCATGGACCTAAAAAGATTCATCAGCCTGCGGCAGGTCAATGCGGGCGAAATCTATATCCCGGTGGGCAGTAACTCACAAAAACTGGCTTTTATCATCAAAGGATTGATCCGCACCTATCTGCTAACACCGCATGGAGAGGAGCGCACCTTGATGCTACGGTGGGAGAATCAGTTCTTTGCCGCGCACGATACGATATTGAATGGGATACCAACGCGGTTCGCGTATCAGGCCATGGAGGACACCCTGTTACTTGAGATGGATCATGCCAAGGTCGCGCCAGTGATCGAACAAAATTTGGAACTGGCCAACTTCCAAAATAAGGTGACATTGGAAATGCTGGCGGGCGCAATGGAGCGCATGGAAGAATTTGTATTACTTACCGCAGAAGAGCGCTACCAGCGCCTGATCACCCAAAAACCAGATATTTACAACCGGGTGCCTGATAAATATCTGGCCAGCATGCTGGGTGTCACTCCGGTCACCTTAAGCAGGATCAGGAAACGCACTCTAAATGGCAGATGA